The nucleotide window GCGTCGTCCGCGCCCTCCACGACGGCGGCACACGCCTGGCCGTGTGCTCGAACGCCGCAGCCGACTACGGCGGCTGGCTCGCCCACGGCGGCTTCGCGCACTGGTTCGAGCGCGTCTTCGTCAGCGGCGAGCTGCGGCTCGTGAAGCCCGATGCCGCGATCTACGAGCACGTCATGCAGGAGCTCGGCATCGCGCCGTCGCAGTTCGTGTTCATCGACAACAAGGTCGAGAACGTCGAGGCCGCCCGCGCCCTCGGCGGCCGCGGCCACGTCTTCACCGACGCCGGCGCCCTCGAGGCCTGGCTGCGCGCCGAAGCGCGCTGAGCGCGCCCGGGGGCCGGGTGCGGATGCCGAGGGCGCGCCCCGGCATCCGCACCCGGCACGGCTCAGTTGCGCCTGGTCGCGTCCTGCACCTCGCCGACGAGCTCCTCGATGATGTCCTCGAGGAAGATGACGCCCGTCGTCGCGCCCTGCTCGTCGAAGGCGCGCGCGACGTGCGTGCCGAGGCGGCGCATGGTCGCCAGCGCGTCTTCGAGATCGGTGCCGTCCCAGATGGAGACGAGCTGCCGCACGCGCTTGGGCGGGATCGGCAGGTCGAACTCGTCGTCGTCGAGATCGATGACGTCCTTCAGGTGCACGTATCCGTCGGGTTCGCCGTCGGCGCCGCGCAGCACGTACCGCGAGAAGCCGTGACGGGCAACGGCCCGCTCGACGTCGCCGGGGGTGGCCTCCGGCGGCAGGCTCACGAGGTCGCGCTGGGGCACGGCGACGTCCTTGACCCGTTTGGCGGTGAATTCGAACGCGGCGGTCAGGGTGCCGCTCGCATCCTCGAGCACGCCCTCGCGACGGGATTGGTCGACGATCGTCTGCACCTCCTCGAGCGTGAAGGTGCTGGCCGCTTCGCTCTTCGGCTCGACGCGGAAGAGCCGGAGCACGCCGTTCGCGATCGCGTTCAGCGAGACGATGACGGGGCGGAAGATGCGCGCGATGAACACGAGCGGCGGCGCCAGCACGAGCACGGCCTTGTCGGGGATCGAGAAGGAGAGGTTCTTCGGCACCATCTCGCCGAAGACGACGTGCAGGTACGAGACGACGACGAGGGCGATGACGAACGCGATCCCGCCGACGACCTCCTCCGACCAGCCGGTGAGGGCCAACGGCAGCTCGAGCAGGTGGTGGATCGCCGGCTCGGAGACGTTCAGGATGAGCAGGGAGCAGATGGTGATGCCGAGCTGGCTCATCGCGAGCATGAGGGTCGCGTGCTCCATGGCCCACAGAGCGGTCTTGGCGCTGCGACGGCCCTGCTCGGCGAGGGGCTCGATCTGCGAGCGGCGCGCCGAGATGACGGCGAACTCGGCGCCGACGAAGAAGGCGTTCGCCACGAGCAGCACGAACAGCCAGGCGATTCCGGCCCAGTCGCTCATCGT belongs to Agromyces archimandritae and includes:
- a CDS encoding hemolysin family protein — encoded protein: MSDWAGIAWLFVLLVANAFFVGAEFAVISARRSQIEPLAEQGRRSAKTALWAMEHATLMLAMSQLGITICSLLILNVSEPAIHHLLELPLALTGWSEEVVGGIAFVIALVVVSYLHVVFGEMVPKNLSFSIPDKAVLVLAPPLVFIARIFRPVIVSLNAIANGVLRLFRVEPKSEAASTFTLEEVQTIVDQSRREGVLEDASGTLTAAFEFTAKRVKDVAVPQRDLVSLPPEATPGDVERAVARHGFSRYVLRGADGEPDGYVHLKDVIDLDDDEFDLPIPPKRVRQLVSIWDGTDLEDALATMRRLGTHVARAFDEQGATTGVIFLEDIIEELVGEVQDATRRN
- a CDS encoding HAD family hydrolase — protein: MPNTAPAPITLRDAVVVFDYGEVVSLAPSVADQAALIARSGVDPAAFQAAYWSHRRGLDEGTTSIQEYWRLVAADTGADWDEVDAAELWALDHRSWLSVNPEVLRVVRALHDGGTRLAVCSNAAADYGGWLAHGGFAHWFERVFVSGELRLVKPDAAIYEHVMQELGIAPSQFVFIDNKVENVEAARALGGRGHVFTDAGALEAWLRAEAR